From Anaerohalosphaera lusitana, one genomic window encodes:
- a CDS encoding GIY-YIG nuclease family protein, giving the protein MTLKTAGHAPSISTAGKFSRRIAGCQGISDRHKLEIDYFCRCVFRFDNDEDFGYYPPEFPARLLSSSPHWEMILLSEHSKMPISELRLIKNCAEYIPISDISRIPGRTRGIYVLYNHDPKSKMYDVVYIGMAGGEKKASIRGRLRRHRSKKSDEWTHCSVFEVWDNIREEEVRELEGILRHIFRKDQQANKLNQQKAFMKLKHVTAHTKQSDWLLSESNGDD; this is encoded by the coding sequence TTGACGCTGAAAACGGCAGGCCACGCTCCGAGTATCTCCACGGCAGGCAAGTTTAGCCGCCGGATTGCGGGCTGTCAAGGGATATCAGATAGGCATAAACTGGAAATTGACTATTTTTGCAGGTGTGTATTCCGGTTTGACAATGATGAAGATTTCGGCTATTATCCCCCTGAATTTCCCGCGAGGTTGCTGAGCAGCAGCCCGCACTGGGAAATGATCCTTCTTTCGGAGCACAGCAAGATGCCGATTAGCGAACTGAGATTGATCAAGAACTGCGCTGAATACATTCCGATTAGCGATATTTCCCGCATACCAGGCCGCACACGCGGAATATACGTTCTTTACAACCACGACCCAAAGAGCAAGATGTATGATGTTGTGTATATCGGCATGGCTGGGGGAGAGAAAAAAGCCAGCATTCGCGGCAGACTGAGGCGACATAGAAGCAAAAAGAGTGACGAGTGGACCCACTGCTCGGTTTTCGAAGTGTGGGACAATATACGGGAGGAAGAGGTCAGGGAGCTGGAGGGAATCCTCAGGCACATCTTCCGCAAGGATCAGCAAGCCAATAAGCTTAATCAGCAAAAGGCGTTTATGAAGCTCAAGCATGTCACGGCACATACAAAACAGTCTGACTGGCTGCTGAGCGAGTCGAATGGAGATGACTGA
- a CDS encoding type I restriction endonuclease subunit R, which translates to MNVGEREYQTQRRVVEYFLNKLDYSYLGFLKDREDNSNVMEDKLKTWLKKQGHDERTVSRTLEKLKKALTVGGSRTLYDANMEVYSLLRYGVKVRTDIGEQTKTVNLIDWQDIEANHFGVAEEVTIRGTHDKRPDVVLYINGIAVGVLELKRSTVAVSEGIRQNLDNQKKDFIRPFFAAMQFVMAGNETEGLRYGTTETKQKYYLQWKEAGAEPVPGENTLLKELAQLCCKQRLLELMHDFVVFDSGVKKVCRHNQYFGVRAAQEYVRDRKGGIIWHTQGSGKSLTMVWLAKWIREKVTGSRVLVITDRTELDEQIEKVFKGVQEDIYRTKSGADMVSVLNSNTEWLICSLIHKFGRQDDLSDKDIKEYLKDIRKSLPKGFKARGELFVFVDECHRTQSGKLHEAMKTLLPDATFIGFTGTPLLSRDKKTSLEIFGPYIHTYKYDEAVRDNVVLDLQYEARDIDQRLTSQEKVDKWFEAKTRGLNDYARAQLKRRWGTMQKVLSSRDRLSKIVNDVLLDMDTQDRLLSGRGNAMLVSDSIYSACRFYQMFCDGGLEGNCAIITSYKPNPSDIKGEETGEGLTQKLLQYKIYRKMLADHFDESEEAAMYKTELFEQEVKKRFIEQPGQMKLLIVVDKLLTGFDAPPATYLYIDKHMQDHGLFQAICRVNRLDGDDKEYGHIIDYKDLFRSLEKSINDYTGGAFEGYDREDVDGLLTDRLEKGKQRLEEVRESIKALCEPVEPPYDTEAYLRFFVAADNADGESVDDNESKRITLYKLTSSFVRAYANLANEMTQAGYSEEEAAEIAEEVKHYESVRQEVKLNSGDYIDMKMYEPAMRHLLDQYIRAEDSESISAFDDKSLVELIVNTGMDAIDKLPEGIRNNQEAVAETIENNVRRLIIDEMAVNPKYYEKMSELLDDLIIMRKKQALDYRKYLRKVRELAEKVVSPQTHASYPASITTPGCRALYDNLDGDEELALRIDQAVRTNRPDNWRANAMKKKQVRNIIKGVISDNNDGDGELLDQVFELVKNQRDY; encoded by the coding sequence ATGAATGTCGGTGAGCGGGAATATCAGACGCAAAGACGGGTGGTCGAGTATTTTCTCAACAAGCTGGACTACAGCTATCTGGGCTTTCTCAAGGATCGTGAGGACAACAGCAACGTCATGGAGGATAAGCTCAAGACCTGGCTCAAAAAGCAGGGCCATGACGAGAGAACCGTCTCAAGGACGCTGGAAAAGCTTAAAAAGGCTCTGACCGTCGGCGGCAGCAGGACGCTTTACGATGCAAATATGGAAGTTTACAGCCTGCTGCGGTACGGTGTGAAGGTCAGGACCGACATCGGCGAGCAGACGAAGACGGTTAACCTGATCGACTGGCAGGACATAGAGGCCAATCACTTCGGCGTCGCCGAGGAGGTCACGATCAGGGGCACACACGACAAGCGGCCGGACGTGGTGCTGTATATCAATGGCATCGCGGTGGGCGTGCTGGAGCTCAAGCGGTCGACAGTGGCGGTCAGTGAGGGCATCAGGCAGAATCTGGACAACCAGAAGAAAGATTTTATCAGGCCATTCTTCGCCGCCATGCAGTTTGTGATGGCGGGAAATGAGACAGAGGGTCTGCGTTATGGTACGACTGAGACGAAACAAAAATATTATTTGCAGTGGAAGGAGGCTGGGGCAGAACCGGTGCCTGGCGAGAACACACTGCTGAAGGAACTGGCGCAGCTCTGCTGTAAGCAGCGGCTGCTGGAGCTGATGCATGATTTCGTGGTGTTCGATTCGGGTGTCAAGAAGGTCTGTCGGCACAACCAGTACTTCGGCGTCCGGGCGGCACAGGAGTATGTGCGGGACCGCAAGGGTGGGATAATCTGGCACACCCAGGGCAGCGGCAAGAGTCTGACAATGGTCTGGCTGGCCAAGTGGATCCGCGAAAAAGTCACCGGTTCGCGGGTCCTGGTGATCACGGACCGCACCGAGCTGGATGAGCAGATCGAAAAAGTGTTCAAAGGTGTCCAGGAAGATATTTATCGCACAAAGAGCGGGGCGGACATGGTCAGTGTGCTCAACAGCAACACCGAATGGCTGATTTGTTCGCTGATACATAAGTTCGGCAGGCAGGACGACCTGAGCGACAAGGACATCAAGGAATACCTCAAAGACATCCGCAAGAGCCTGCCTAAAGGATTCAAGGCCAGGGGCGAGCTGTTCGTGTTTGTCGATGAGTGCCACCGCACCCAGTCCGGCAAGCTGCACGAGGCGATGAAGACGCTTCTGCCGGACGCAACGTTTATCGGCTTTACCGGCACCCCGCTGCTGAGCAGGGACAAAAAGACCAGCCTGGAGATTTTTGGGCCGTATATTCACACGTACAAGTATGACGAGGCGGTCCGTGACAACGTCGTGCTGGACCTGCAATACGAGGCACGCGATATCGACCAGAGGCTGACATCGCAGGAGAAGGTGGATAAGTGGTTCGAGGCCAAGACCAGGGGCCTCAACGACTACGCCAGGGCACAGCTCAAACGCCGCTGGGGCACCATGCAGAAGGTGCTCAGCTCGCGTGACAGGCTCTCGAAGATCGTCAACGATGTTCTCCTTGACATGGATACGCAGGACCGGCTTCTCAGCGGTCGCGGCAATGCAATGCTGGTCTCGGACAGCATTTACTCGGCCTGCCGGTTCTACCAGATGTTCTGTGACGGCGGGCTGGAAGGCAACTGTGCGATTATAACCTCGTACAAGCCAAACCCCTCAGACATCAAGGGAGAAGAGACAGGTGAAGGACTTACCCAGAAGCTGCTGCAATACAAAATCTACCGCAAGATGCTGGCGGATCACTTTGATGAGTCTGAAGAAGCCGCGATGTACAAGACCGAGCTGTTCGAGCAGGAGGTCAAAAAGCGGTTCATCGAGCAGCCAGGTCAGATGAAGCTGCTGATCGTGGTGGACAAGCTGCTGACCGGCTTTGACGCACCGCCAGCGACATACCTGTACATCGACAAGCACATGCAGGATCACGGCCTCTTCCAGGCGATCTGCCGGGTCAACAGGCTGGACGGCGATGACAAGGAGTACGGGCACATCATAGACTACAAGGACCTGTTCAGGTCGCTGGAAAAATCGATCAATGACTATACCGGCGGTGCGTTCGAGGGCTACGACCGCGAGGACGTGGACGGTCTGCTCACCGACAGGCTGGAAAAGGGCAAGCAGCGTCTGGAGGAAGTTCGAGAGTCGATCAAGGCCCTGTGTGAACCGGTTGAACCGCCTTATGATACCGAGGCATATCTGCGGTTCTTTGTTGCGGCAGACAACGCGGACGGCGAGTCTGTCGATGACAACGAATCAAAGCGGATCACTCTGTATAAGCTGACCAGCTCTTTTGTGCGGGCCTATGCGAACCTTGCCAACGAGATGACCCAGGCCGGTTACAGCGAAGAAGAGGCGGCCGAGATTGCCGAGGAGGTCAAGCACTACGAAAGCGTCCGCCAAGAGGTCAAGCTAAACAGCGGCGACTACATCGACATGAAGATGTACGAGCCAGCCATGCGGCACCTGCTGGATCAGTACATCCGGGCCGAGGACAGCGAGAGCATATCCGCCTTCGATGATAAGAGCCTGGTGGAGCTGATCGTCAATACCGGTATGGATGCGATAGACAAGCTGCCCGAAGGCATCAGGAACAACCAGGAGGCGGTGGCCGAGACCATCGAGAACAACGTCAGACGACTGATCATCGATGAGATGGCGGTAAACCCCAAGTACTATGAAAAAATGTCGGAACTGCTGGACGACCTGATCATTATGCGGAAAAAGCAGGCTCTGGACTACCGCAAGTACCTGCGTAAGGTCAGGGAGCTGGCTGAGAAGGTTGTCAGCCCGCAGACGCATGCTAGCTACCCGGCCAGCATCACAACACCTGGCTGCAGGGCACTCTATGACAACCTGGACGGCGATGAGGAGCTTGCACTCAGGATCGACCAGGCCGTCAGAACGAACCGACCGGACAACTGGCGAGCCAATGCAATGAAGAAAAAGCAGGTACGAAACATTATCAAGGGTGTTATCAGTGACAATAATGATGGCGACGGCGAACTGCTGGATCAGGTCTTTGAACTGGTAAAGAATCAGCGTGACTACTGA
- a CDS encoding M48 family metallopeptidase, with the protein MTTERYDIEIRGLAVQVVRKDIKNLHVGVYPPDGRIRVAAPEHLSREAIRLAVVSRLGWIKRQQQSFHHQVRQSQREMVTGESHYFQGRRYRLDVVEHDGPAEVALPNNTTMELRIRPGTSRERRQEVLNAWYRDRLKEQVPALLEKWQGKVGVVVRDWRIRKMKTRWGSCNAEAGRIWLNLELAKKETICLEYILVHEMVHLIERHHDERFIDLMDKLMPQWRLHRDRLNQSPLAHEDWSY; encoded by the coding sequence GTGACTACTGAACGCTACGACATCGAAATTCGCGGCCTGGCGGTCCAGGTGGTCCGAAAGGACATCAAAAACCTGCATGTCGGTGTCTATCCGCCCGACGGCAGGATCCGCGTGGCTGCCCCGGAACATCTGAGCCGTGAGGCCATCCGGCTGGCAGTGGTCTCCCGGCTTGGCTGGATCAAGCGGCAGCAGCAGTCATTCCACCATCAGGTCCGTCAGTCACAGCGGGAGATGGTCACAGGTGAGAGCCACTACTTCCAGGGCAGACGGTACCGGCTCGATGTGGTTGAGCATGATGGACCGGCAGAGGTGGCACTCCCCAACAACACGACCATGGAGCTGAGGATCAGGCCCGGTACCAGCCGCGAAAGACGGCAGGAAGTACTCAACGCCTGGTACAGGGACCGGCTCAAGGAACAGGTCCCGGCACTGCTGGAAAAGTGGCAGGGCAAGGTAGGCGTGGTTGTCCGTGACTGGCGTATCCGCAAGATGAAGACCCGCTGGGGCAGTTGCAACGCAGAAGCCGGGCGGATCTGGCTCAACCTGGAGCTGGCCAAGAAGGAAACCATATGCCTGGAGTACATCCTGGTGCACGAAATGGTCCACCTGATCGAACGGCACCACGATGAGCGGTTCATAGACTTGATGGACAAGCTAATGCCGCAGTGGCGACTCCACCGCGACCGCCTCAACCAGTCACCCCTAGCCCACGAAGACTGGAGCTACTGA
- a CDS encoding restriction endonuclease subunit S encodes MVKQNTTPDKVPPGYKRTEIGVIPEDWEVIELGSICERITTGRLDANAMAEDGDYPFFTCAREPYRIDKFAFDTEALLISGNGANVGYIHYYAGKFNAYQRTYVLNGFRVNIHFCKWFIDRNLQDRIRVEVKAGNTPYITMSTLSEMKIAVPECVPEQRAIAEALSDVDSLIGSLDRLIAKKRALKQAAMAELLTGKTRLPGFSGKWQTKRLGELAHIKTGSRNNQDKIEDGKYPFYVRSATVEHINSYSYEGEAILVPGEGGIGGIFHYINGRFDVHQRVYKISDFSSSTCGKFVYFAMVNSFGRYALKNTVKATVDSLRLPTFLNFVFAGPEDVAEQRAIAEVLSDMDAEIEALEDRRDKTRQIKQGMMAELLTGRTRLV; translated from the coding sequence ATGGTTAAACAGAATACAACCCCGGACAAGGTCCCCCCAGGCTATAAACGCACCGAGATCGGCGTCATACCTGAGGATTGGGAGGTTATCGAACTTGGCTCGATTTGTGAACGAATCACAACGGGCCGTCTTGATGCCAACGCGATGGCCGAAGATGGGGATTACCCTTTCTTCACATGTGCACGCGAGCCTTACCGGATTGACAAGTTTGCATTTGATACAGAAGCTCTCTTGATATCAGGTAATGGAGCGAATGTCGGTTATATTCATTACTATGCAGGCAAATTTAATGCATACCAGCGGACCTATGTACTAAATGGTTTCCGCGTCAACATCCATTTTTGCAAATGGTTTATTGACCGAAATCTCCAAGACCGGATTCGAGTCGAAGTTAAGGCTGGAAATACACCCTACATTACGATGAGTACGCTCTCGGAGATGAAAATAGCAGTGCCTGAGTGTGTCCCCGAGCAGCGGGCGATAGCGGAGGCGTTGTCGGATGTGGATTCGCTGATCGGGTCGCTGGACAGGCTCATCGCCAAAAAGCGGGCCCTCAAGCAGGCCGCCATGGCCGAACTGCTCACCGGCAAAACCCGCCTGCCCGGCTTCTCAGGAAAATGGCAAACAAAGCGGTTGGGGGAGTTGGCCCATATAAAAACCGGCAGCCGAAATAACCAGGATAAAATTGAGGATGGGAAGTACCCCTTTTATGTTCGCTCTGCAACGGTTGAACACATAAATTCATACTCCTATGAAGGAGAAGCAATTCTGGTGCCAGGGGAGGGAGGCATTGGAGGGATTTTTCATTACATAAATGGTCGCTTTGACGTTCACCAACGGGTCTACAAGATATCCGATTTTTCGTCATCGACGTGTGGTAAGTTTGTTTACTTTGCTATGGTCAACAGTTTTGGCCGGTATGCCCTCAAGAACACTGTGAAGGCAACGGTCGATTCTCTCAGATTACCGACCTTTTTGAATTTTGTCTTTGCAGGACCTGAAGACGTTGCGGAACAGCGGGCCATAGCCGAGGTTCTGTCGGACATGGACGCGGAGATCGAGGCGTTGGAGGATCGGCGGGACAAGACCAGGCAGATCAAGCAGGGCATGATGGCAGAACTTCTGACGGGAAGGACGAGACTGGTATGA
- a CDS encoding DUF2958 domain-containing protein yields MRLLTDEIAAKIPPLYHFEQTGTETVAVVKFFDPVGRWTWYVAEGERQPDGDWLFFGAVDGFDFEYGYFRLSDLQHAKDGLTGMMALPIERDLYFTPIPLKELRR; encoded by the coding sequence ATGAGACTTCTCACTGACGAAATCGCCGCGAAGATCCCGCCTCTTTACCACTTCGAGCAAACCGGCACCGAGACCGTCGCAGTGGTCAAGTTCTTCGACCCTGTCGGCCGGTGGACCTGGTATGTCGCGGAGGGCGAGAGGCAGCCTGACGGCGACTGGCTGTTCTTTGGTGCTGTCGACGGCTTTGATTTTGAGTACGGCTACTTCAGGCTGTCCGACCTCCAGCACGCCAAGGACGGCCTGACCGGCATGATGGCATTGCCCATCGAGCGGGACCTGTACTTCACACCCATACCGCTCAAAGAGCTTCGGCGGTAA
- a CDS encoding type I restriction-modification system subunit M: MALKKSQLYSSLWSSCDELRGGMDASQYKDYILTLLFMKYVSDKYANDPDALIEVPQGGSFDDMVALKGDKEIGDKINKIIGRLAEANELKGVIDQADFNDESKLGGGKEMQDRLSRLVAIFDGLDFRSNRAEGDDLLGDAYEYLMRNFATESGKSKGQFYTPAEVSRIMASIIGIGPQTMQKHTVYDPTCGSGSLLIKAADHAPKGISIYGQEMDNATWALARMNMFLHNHPMADLWRGNTLASPHFKDGDGGLKKFDFAVANPPFSAKSWTSGFDPANDQFGRFEYGIPPAKNGDYAFLLHLITSLRSKGKGAIILPHGVLFRGNKEADIRRKLIKRGLIRGIIGLPANLFYGTGIPACIIMIDKEDCQLRESIFMIDASKGFIKDGNKNRLREQDIHRIVDVFNRAAEIPRYSRMVPLDEIASEANDYNLNIPRYIDSSEPEDVHDLDAHLNGGIPNRDIDELSEYWDVFPTVRKALFKRNGRPGYSEPRLEPAQVKTAILEHPEFTEYADKVRSIFRKWHRKHRPMLMDLDAGAKPRDVISTLSEDLLERFKQLSLIDPYDMYQRLMDYWFDTMQDDIYLIAADGWKDAAQPRGIIDDKKRKIKETPDLTVKRKKYKMDLLPPDLLIERFFTVEKGILEDMQAEHETASRQLEEFIEENTVEEGPLEDATNDKGKVTKGGITARLKEIKEDPEAADERRALNKCKKLMNADSTAAKAVKDTRAQLDEKVLAKYPELTEDEIKTLAVEDKWFASIRRAVDSELDRLTQTLAGRVKELEQRYAEPLPDIFNQVATLTKKVDVHLDKMGVSVNG, from the coding sequence ATGGCCCTGAAAAAGTCACAACTCTACAGCTCCCTCTGGTCAAGCTGCGACGAGCTTCGCGGCGGCATGGACGCATCGCAATACAAGGACTACATCCTCACGCTTCTGTTCATGAAGTACGTCTCTGACAAGTATGCAAACGACCCGGACGCCCTGATCGAGGTGCCCCAGGGCGGCAGTTTCGACGACATGGTCGCACTCAAGGGAGACAAGGAGATCGGCGACAAGATCAACAAGATCATCGGCAGGCTCGCAGAGGCCAACGAGCTCAAGGGCGTGATCGACCAGGCGGACTTCAACGATGAATCCAAACTGGGCGGCGGCAAGGAAATGCAGGACCGCCTCTCACGGCTGGTGGCTATCTTCGACGGCCTGGACTTCCGCTCAAACCGTGCCGAGGGCGACGACCTGCTCGGCGATGCCTATGAATACCTCATGCGGAATTTCGCCACCGAATCCGGCAAGAGCAAGGGCCAGTTCTACACTCCCGCAGAGGTCTCCCGCATCATGGCCAGCATCATCGGTATAGGACCACAAACAATGCAAAAGCATACCGTTTATGACCCGACCTGCGGTTCCGGCTCACTGCTGATCAAGGCGGCCGACCACGCACCGAAGGGAATATCCATCTACGGCCAGGAAATGGACAACGCAACCTGGGCATTGGCACGCATGAACATGTTTTTGCACAACCATCCCATGGCTGATCTGTGGCGGGGCAATACCCTTGCAAGCCCGCACTTCAAGGACGGTGACGGCGGCCTGAAAAAGTTCGACTTCGCCGTCGCCAATCCTCCGTTTTCCGCCAAGTCCTGGACCAGCGGTTTCGATCCCGCAAACGATCAGTTCGGCCGGTTCGAATACGGCATCCCGCCCGCCAAGAACGGCGACTATGCCTTCCTGCTGCACCTGATTACCTCCCTCAGGAGCAAGGGCAAAGGTGCCATCATTCTGCCTCACGGCGTGCTGTTCCGCGGCAACAAGGAGGCAGACATCCGCCGCAAACTCATCAAACGCGGCCTGATACGCGGCATCATCGGTCTGCCCGCAAACCTGTTCTACGGCACGGGCATCCCCGCCTGCATCATCATGATCGACAAGGAAGACTGCCAGCTCCGCGAGAGCATATTTATGATCGACGCCTCCAAAGGTTTCATCAAGGACGGCAACAAGAACCGCCTCCGCGAGCAGGACATTCATCGCATCGTCGACGTCTTTAACAGGGCCGCAGAGATCCCCCGTTACTCCCGCATGGTCCCGCTGGACGAGATCGCATCCGAGGCCAACGACTACAACCTCAATATCCCGCGATACATCGACTCCAGCGAGCCCGAGGACGTGCACGACCTGGACGCACACCTCAACGGCGGCATCCCCAACCGAGACATCGACGAGCTATCCGAATACTGGGACGTCTTCCCCACCGTCCGCAAGGCACTGTTCAAACGCAACGGCAGGCCCGGCTACAGCGAACCGCGTCTCGAACCCGCCCAGGTCAAGACCGCCATCCTCGAACACCCCGAGTTCACCGAGTACGCCGACAAGGTCCGCTCCATCTTCCGCAAATGGCACCGCAAGCACAGACCCATGCTGATGGACCTTGACGCCGGAGCAAAGCCCAGGGACGTCATCAGCACGCTCAGCGAGGACCTGCTAGAGCGGTTCAAGCAGCTTTCCCTCATAGACCCCTACGACATGTATCAGCGGCTGATGGATTACTGGTTTGACACCATGCAGGACGACATCTACCTGATAGCAGCCGACGGCTGGAAAGACGCCGCCCAGCCTCGCGGGATCATCGACGACAAAAAACGCAAGATCAAGGAAACGCCCGACCTCACCGTCAAACGCAAGAAGTACAAGATGGACCTGCTGCCGCCCGACCTGCTGATAGAGCGGTTCTTCACCGTCGAGAAGGGCATCCTTGAGGACATGCAGGCCGAACACGAAACCGCCTCCCGCCAGCTTGAGGAGTTCATCGAGGAAAACACCGTCGAAGAGGGCCCCCTGGAAGATGCGACAAACGACAAGGGCAAGGTCACCAAGGGAGGCATCACCGCCAGGCTCAAGGAAATAAAAGAAGATCCCGAAGCAGCCGACGAACGCAGGGCACTCAATAAGTGCAAAAAACTGATGAACGCCGACTCCACCGCCGCAAAGGCGGTCAAGGACACACGGGCACAGCTAGATGAGAAGGTGCTGGCAAAATACCCCGAGCTCACCGAGGACGAGATAAAGACGCTCGCCGTCGAGGACAAGTGGTTCGCCTCCATTCGCCGGGCGGTCGATTCCGAGCTCGACAGGCTCACCCAGACACTCGCAGGCCGCGTCAAGGAACTCGAACAGCGGTACGCCGAGCCTCTGCCCGATATTTTCAACCAGGTCGCCACGCTCACCAAAAAGGTCGACGTCCACCTAGATAAGATGGGGGTCAGCGTCAATGGTTAA
- a CDS encoding PGN_0703 family putative restriction endonuclease, with amino-acid sequence MKIFEKNHRQYRLAGSLNDFQMQMQMHLIDWKWKHITREPGLYGKREYDAILPRSLHGTYATVYPPVLDRLKTHARRFPFREHQYFNHMASSQAANVNLFLPVLISGSADQVLAKIKPDFARLATDKLDNGWQIEYWNKYLGDKRPSSGTDSDMAIAYYDHDGRLCLWLIEHKLTEAEFTTCGGAKSGGRQACHDCTGSLSDILADKNVCYYHSKRQFNYWKLTEANRDFFAGADSQAGCPFKGGMNQLWRNQLMGLAAEADPACEFERAFFSVVRHPGNRMLDATMDAYCQLTANSEKFRTFTSADVIAAATQTADPTLQDWARWYCDLYNLPLPGEEVGAN; translated from the coding sequence ATGAAAATTTTTGAAAAGAACCACAGGCAGTACCGGCTTGCGGGTTCGCTGAATGATTTCCAGATGCAGATGCAGATGCACCTGATCGACTGGAAGTGGAAGCACATCACCAGGGAGCCCGGCTTGTACGGCAAGCGTGAATACGATGCGATCCTGCCCAGGAGCCTGCACGGCACATACGCAACGGTCTACCCGCCGGTATTGGACAGGCTCAAAACCCACGCCAGGCGTTTCCCGTTCAGGGAGCACCAGTATTTCAACCACATGGCCAGCTCGCAGGCGGCGAATGTCAACCTGTTCCTGCCCGTGCTGATCAGCGGCTCAGCGGATCAGGTGCTGGCGAAGATCAAGCCGGACTTTGCAAGGCTTGCGACCGACAAGCTCGACAACGGCTGGCAGATAGAATACTGGAACAAATACCTGGGCGACAAGCGGCCTTCATCAGGCACCGATTCGGACATGGCGATAGCGTACTATGACCATGACGGCAGGCTGTGCCTGTGGCTGATCGAGCACAAGCTCACAGAGGCCGAGTTCACCACCTGCGGCGGGGCGAAGAGCGGCGGCAGACAGGCATGCCACGACTGCACGGGCAGCTTATCGGACATACTGGCGGACAAGAACGTCTGTTACTATCACAGCAAACGGCAGTTCAACTACTGGAAGCTGACCGAGGCAAACCGGGACTTTTTTGCCGGTGCGGACTCTCAGGCGGGTTGTCCGTTCAAGGGAGGTATGAACCAGCTCTGGCGTAATCAGTTGATGGGCCTTGCGGCGGAGGCGGACCCGGCCTGCGAATTCGAAAGGGCGTTCTTCTCGGTAGTAAGACACCCCGGCAACCGCATGCTCGACGCAACGATGGACGCATACTGCCAACTGACGGCCAACAGCGAAAAATTTAGAACCTTCACATCAGCAGACGTAATCGCCGCAGCAACGCAGACAGCCGACCCGACCCTGCAAGACTGGGCACGCTGGTACTGCGACCTGTACAACCTGCCCCTGCCGGGCGAAGAGGTCGGAGCGAATTGA
- a CDS encoding helix-turn-helix transcriptional regulator → MNLQKLINAKQLGELLSLSRRQVFRLNSSGKIPAPLRIGGSVRWNSEEVHAWIDNGAPARQQWEAMRTAGGAVV, encoded by the coding sequence ATGAATTTACAAAAACTGATAAATGCTAAACAGCTAGGCGAATTGCTGAGCCTGTCCAGAAGGCAGGTATTCAGGCTCAACTCGTCCGGCAAGATTCCGGCACCCCTGAGAATTGGGGGGAGTGTCCGCTGGAACAGCGAAGAGGTGCACGCATGGATTGACAATGGAGCACCCGCAAGACAGCAGTGGGAAGCCATGAGAACGGCAGGAGGAGCAGTAGTATGA